In a single window of the Penaeus chinensis breed Huanghai No. 1 chromosome 4, ASM1920278v2, whole genome shotgun sequence genome:
- the LOC125025014 gene encoding 40S ribosomal protein S2, translating to MADSGAGRGGFRGGFGTRGRGRGPRGRGRGRGRGRGKESDKEWVPITKLGRLVKDGKIRTLEEIYLFSLPIKEFEIIDFFLGPQLKDEVLKIMPVQKQTRAGQRTRFKAFVAIGDYNGHIGLGVKCSKEVATAIRGAIILAKLSIVPVRRGYWGNKIGKPHTVPCKVTGKCGSVMVRLIPAPRGTGLVAASVPKKLLNMAGIEDCYTSARGQTATLGNFAKAAYAAIAKTYAYLTPDLWKETVFTKSPYQEFTDYLAKNHKVSSEQRQEMKLY from the exons ATGGCAGACTCCGGTGCTGGCCGTGGAGGATTCCGAGGGGGTTTCGGTACCCGTGGGCGTGGACGTGGTCCACGCGGTCGTGGCCGTGGACGCGGACGTGGCCGTGGCAAGGAGAGCGACAAGGAGTGGGTGCCCATTACCAAGCTCGGCCGCCTTGTCAAGGATGGCAAGATCAGGACACTGGAAGagatctacctcttctctctgcccATCAAG GAGTTCGAGATCATTGACTTCTTCCTGGGACCACAGTTGAAGGATGAAGTTCTTAAGATCATGCCTGTCCAGAAGCAGACCCGTGCCGGTCAGCGCACCAGGTTCAAG GCCTTTGTTGCTATCGGTGACTACAATGGCCACATTGGTCTTGGTGTAAAGTGCAGCAAGGAAGTGGCCACTGCTATCCGTGGTGCCATCATTCTTGCCAAGCTCTCGATTGTGCCAGTCAGGAGAGGCTACTGGGGTAACAAGATCGGTAAACCCCATACTGTCCCATGCAAG GTAACTGGCAAGTGCGGGTCTGTTATGGTGCGTCTTATCCCAGCTCCCCGTGGTACTGGCCTCGTAGCTGCCTCTGTTCCCAAGAAGCTCTTGAACATGGCAGGTATTGAGGATTGCTACACCAGTGCCCGTGGACAGACTGCCACTCTTGGCAACTTTGCCAAGGCTGCATATGCAGCCATTGCCAAGACCTATGCTTACCTTACACCAGATCTCTGGAAGGAGACCGTCTTCACAAAGTCTCCCTACCAGGAGTTCACGGACTACCTTGCTAAGAACCACAAGGTCAGCTCTGAGCAGCGACAAGAAATGAAGCTCTATTAA